A DNA window from Coffea arabica cultivar ET-39 chromosome 6c, Coffea Arabica ET-39 HiFi, whole genome shotgun sequence contains the following coding sequences:
- the LOC113691630 gene encoding uncharacterized methyltransferase At2g41040, chloroplastic-like isoform X1 — translation MAAVAFSPWMIGVQDRFPLDPKCPFFPYNSLSHPPLRCSSPQQFRQIIRATSAVALEPEAQIESKEGSKIDLFACPICYDPLVRKGPSGFNLPAIYRSGFKCRTCNKTYSSKNIYLDLTVTAGSKDYNEFKPAGTELFRSPLVSFLYERGWRQNFNRSGFPGPDDEFKMAQEYFQPVEGGVLVDVSCGSGLFSRKFAKSGTYSKVVALDFSENMLLQCYDFIKSDDSMLNSNLALVRADISRLPFPSGSVDGVHAGAALHCWPSPSNAVAEINRILRSGGVFVGTTFLRFSSSTPAFLRPLRQAGRNYNYLTKEEIEDVCTSCGLINYTSKVQQSFIMFSAQKP, via the exons ATGGCAGCCGTGGCTTTTTCGCCTTGGATGATTGGAGTCCAAGATCGTTTTCCTTTAGACCCGAAATGCCCTTTTTTTCCTTATAATTCCCTGTCTCATCCTCCTCTCCGGTGCTCCTCCCCTCAACAGTTTCGACAAATTATCCGGGCCACCTCTGCTGTTGCTCTTGAACCA GAagcacaaattgaatcaaaggAGGGCTCAAAAATTGACTTGTTTGCCTGCCCAATTTGCTATGATCCATTAGTAAGAAAAGGTCCTTCAGGATTTAACCT GCCTGCAATTTATAGATCTGGTTTTAAATGTAGAACGTGTAACAAGACATATTCAAGCAAAAATATCTATCTTGATCTTACAGTTACTGCTGGTTCAAAGGATTACAATGAATTTAAACCTGCTGGAACTGAGCTATTTAG GAGCCCTCTTGTTTCCTTCTTGTATGAGAGAGGCTGGCGTCAAAATTTTAATCGTAGTGGTTTTCCTGGGCCTGATGATGAG TTCAAGATGGCGCAGGAGTATTTTCAACCTGTAGAAGGCGGTGTTCTTGTAGATGTTAGCTGTGGAAGTGGCTTGTTTTCCAGGAAGTTTGCCAAATCGGGGACCTATTCAAAAGTTGTTGCTCTTGACTTTTCAGAAAACATGCTTCTCCAGTGTTATGATTTTATCAAGAGTGACGATTCTATGTTAAACTC CAATCTTGCTCTTGTAAGGGCAGATATCTCCCGACTTCCCTTTCCTTCTGGTTCAGTTGATGGCGTTCATGCTGGTGCAGCCTTGCATTGTTGGCCATCTCCTTCTAATGCT GTTGCTGAAATCAATCGTATCTTGCGAAGTGGTGGTGTTTTTGTGGGAACTACTTTTCTTCGTTTCAGTTCATCGACTCCTGCATTTTTGAGGCCTCTCAGACAG GCTGGGCGGAACTACAACTATTTGACTAAGGAGGAGATCGAGGACGTGTGCACGTCATGTGGTCTTATAAACTATACCAGCAAAGTCCAACAATCGTTCATCATGTTTTCTGCGCAGAAACCTtga
- the LOC113691630 gene encoding uncharacterized methyltransferase At2g41040, chloroplastic-like isoform X2, whose product MAAVAFSPWMIGVQDRFPLDPKCPFFPYNSLSHPPLRCSSPQQFRQIIRATSAVALEPEAQIESKEGSKIDLFACPICYDPLVRKGPSGFNLSPLVSFLYERGWRQNFNRSGFPGPDDEFKMAQEYFQPVEGGVLVDVSCGSGLFSRKFAKSGTYSKVVALDFSENMLLQCYDFIKSDDSMLNSNLALVRADISRLPFPSGSVDGVHAGAALHCWPSPSNAVAEINRILRSGGVFVGTTFLRFSSSTPAFLRPLRQAGRNYNYLTKEEIEDVCTSCGLINYTSKVQQSFIMFSAQKP is encoded by the exons ATGGCAGCCGTGGCTTTTTCGCCTTGGATGATTGGAGTCCAAGATCGTTTTCCTTTAGACCCGAAATGCCCTTTTTTTCCTTATAATTCCCTGTCTCATCCTCCTCTCCGGTGCTCCTCCCCTCAACAGTTTCGACAAATTATCCGGGCCACCTCTGCTGTTGCTCTTGAACCA GAagcacaaattgaatcaaaggAGGGCTCAAAAATTGACTTGTTTGCCTGCCCAATTTGCTATGATCCATTAGTAAGAAAAGGTCCTTCAGGATTTAACCT GAGCCCTCTTGTTTCCTTCTTGTATGAGAGAGGCTGGCGTCAAAATTTTAATCGTAGTGGTTTTCCTGGGCCTGATGATGAG TTCAAGATGGCGCAGGAGTATTTTCAACCTGTAGAAGGCGGTGTTCTTGTAGATGTTAGCTGTGGAAGTGGCTTGTTTTCCAGGAAGTTTGCCAAATCGGGGACCTATTCAAAAGTTGTTGCTCTTGACTTTTCAGAAAACATGCTTCTCCAGTGTTATGATTTTATCAAGAGTGACGATTCTATGTTAAACTC CAATCTTGCTCTTGTAAGGGCAGATATCTCCCGACTTCCCTTTCCTTCTGGTTCAGTTGATGGCGTTCATGCTGGTGCAGCCTTGCATTGTTGGCCATCTCCTTCTAATGCT GTTGCTGAAATCAATCGTATCTTGCGAAGTGGTGGTGTTTTTGTGGGAACTACTTTTCTTCGTTTCAGTTCATCGACTCCTGCATTTTTGAGGCCTCTCAGACAG GCTGGGCGGAACTACAACTATTTGACTAAGGAGGAGATCGAGGACGTGTGCACGTCATGTGGTCTTATAAACTATACCAGCAAAGTCCAACAATCGTTCATCATGTTTTCTGCGCAGAAACCTtga